One genomic window of Bradyrhizobium sp. B124 includes the following:
- a CDS encoding NAD(P)/FAD-dependent oxidoreductase — protein MAQESTARKAARPAESGTFDAVVIGAGFAGMYMLHRLRGLGFTARVYEAGGGVGGTWYWNRYPGARCDVESLQYSFSFSEELDQDWSWSEKYSPQPEILAYANHVADRFDLRSQIVFDTRVTAATFDEKAGSWLIETDRGDKVTAKFCIMAVGCLSAPNRPAFPGMADFRGPIYHTGEWPHEGVDFTGLRVGVIGTGSSAIQSIPIIAQQASELTVFQRTATWSVPAWNERLSAEYLKEAKAHYPELRAKARARPTGFYFQFNAQPALQASEHERERLYEEAWQRGGLPFLGAFGDLLFEKAANDTIADFAREKIRGIVKDPATAELLCPRNVFGCKRLCVDTNYFETYNLPHVKLVDVSKTPIERFTTEGIVVDGTEYKFDAIVSATGFAAMTGSFDKIAITGRGGQTLAEKWQAGPRAYLGLASEGFPNLFMITGPGSPSVLASMIQAIEQHVDWLADCISHMRDIGAGTIEAVRDDEDAWVAHVNDVSTVSLRSTCSSWYVGANIPGRPRVFMPYIGGFPIYVQKCNEVMNSGYDGFVLQGAPKANTPPQIRFTERWQVPLDIEVISPAAVAAKRVPMV, from the coding sequence ATGGCTCAGGAGAGCACCGCGCGCAAAGCTGCGCGCCCTGCCGAAAGTGGAACGTTCGACGCCGTCGTGATCGGTGCAGGGTTCGCCGGCATGTACATGCTGCATCGGCTGCGCGGGCTCGGCTTCACCGCGCGGGTCTATGAGGCCGGCGGCGGCGTCGGCGGCACCTGGTACTGGAATCGCTATCCCGGCGCGCGCTGCGACGTCGAGAGCCTGCAATACTCCTTCTCGTTCTCCGAGGAACTCGATCAGGACTGGAGCTGGTCGGAGAAATATTCTCCGCAGCCCGAAATTCTCGCCTACGCCAACCACGTCGCCGACCGCTTCGACCTGCGCAGCCAGATCGTGTTCGACACCCGCGTCACCGCGGCGACGTTCGACGAGAAGGCAGGCAGCTGGTTGATCGAAACCGATCGCGGCGACAAGGTCACCGCCAAATTCTGCATCATGGCGGTGGGCTGCCTGTCGGCGCCGAACCGACCCGCTTTCCCTGGGATGGCGGATTTCCGCGGACCAATCTATCACACCGGCGAATGGCCGCATGAGGGTGTCGACTTCACCGGCCTGCGCGTCGGCGTCATCGGAACCGGATCGTCCGCGATCCAGTCGATCCCGATCATCGCGCAGCAGGCGTCCGAGCTCACTGTGTTCCAGCGTACCGCGACCTGGTCGGTGCCGGCATGGAACGAGCGCCTGTCGGCGGAGTATCTGAAGGAAGCCAAGGCGCATTATCCGGAGCTGCGCGCGAAAGCACGTGCGCGCCCGACCGGCTTCTACTTTCAGTTCAACGCCCAGCCCGCCTTGCAGGCAAGCGAGCACGAACGCGAGCGGCTGTATGAGGAAGCCTGGCAGCGCGGCGGCCTGCCCTTCCTCGGCGCGTTCGGCGACCTCCTGTTCGAGAAGGCCGCCAACGACACCATCGCCGATTTCGCGCGCGAGAAGATCCGCGGCATCGTCAAGGATCCCGCCACTGCCGAGCTGCTGTGCCCTCGAAACGTGTTCGGCTGCAAGCGGCTCTGTGTCGATACCAACTATTTCGAGACCTACAATCTGCCGCACGTGAAGCTGGTCGACGTGTCGAAGACACCGATCGAGCGCTTTACCACCGAGGGCATCGTGGTCGACGGCACCGAATACAAGTTCGATGCGATCGTCTCCGCCACCGGCTTTGCCGCCATGACGGGCTCGTTCGACAAGATCGCGATCACCGGCCGCGGCGGGCAGACGCTCGCCGAAAAATGGCAGGCCGGCCCGCGCGCCTATCTTGGCCTCGCCTCGGAGGGATTTCCGAACCTGTTCATGATCACCGGGCCCGGCAGCCCGTCGGTGCTCGCGAGCATGATCCAGGCGATCGAGCAGCATGTCGACTGGCTGGCGGACTGCATCAGCCACATGCGCGACATCGGCGCAGGCACGATCGAGGCGGTCCGCGACGATGAGGACGCCTGGGTCGCCCATGTCAACGACGTCTCCACGGTATCGCTGCGCTCGACCTGCAGCTCCTGGTATGTCGGCGCCAACATCCCGGGCCGTCCCCGCGTGTTCATGCCCTATATCGGCGGCTTCCCGATCTATGTGCAGAAATGCAATGAGGTGATGAATTCGGGCTATGACGGCTTCGTGCTGCAGGGTGCGCCCAAGGCCAACACGCCGCCGCAGATCCGCTTCACCGAGCGCTGGCAGGTGCCGCTCGACATCGAGGTGATCTCGCCGGCCGCGGTCGCCGCCAAGCGCGTCCCCATGGTCTGA
- a CDS encoding metallophosphoesterase, whose translation MADTALQGLVERIGADHVVRRLGIEAAHEKQLFGQGTLVFNVENWKLAPWVVETALKLAGLHGRARRNADRVEVRRNLVTSTRLPAAFDGFTILHLSDLHADISQGAMRHLADIVRYVACDICVLTGDYRGKTFGPFETSLALMKDLCALIKLPLYGILGNHDSIRMTPALEAMGIRMLFNEQEPITRDGATIHLAGIDDAHFYRTDDIAKSAAAIPRDAFSILLAHTPESYREAAAAGFDLMLSGHTHGGQLCLPGGIAIKLEARLPRRMGRGAWRFGELAGYTSAGAGTSLAPVRLNCPAEITVHTLRRLG comes from the coding sequence ATGGCCGACACGGCATTGCAGGGATTGGTCGAGCGGATCGGCGCGGATCACGTCGTGCGCCGACTTGGAATCGAGGCCGCGCATGAGAAGCAACTGTTCGGCCAAGGCACACTCGTGTTCAACGTCGAGAACTGGAAGCTGGCGCCATGGGTCGTCGAAACTGCGCTCAAGCTGGCCGGCCTCCATGGCCGCGCGCGGCGCAACGCCGACCGGGTCGAGGTAAGGCGCAACCTGGTGACGTCGACGCGCCTGCCGGCGGCGTTCGACGGCTTCACCATCCTTCATCTCAGCGATCTCCACGCCGACATCAGCCAGGGAGCGATGCGGCATCTGGCTGACATCGTCCGCTATGTCGCTTGCGACATCTGCGTCCTCACCGGCGATTATCGCGGCAAGACGTTTGGCCCGTTCGAAACCAGTCTCGCGCTGATGAAGGATCTCTGCGCACTGATCAAGCTGCCGCTCTACGGCATCCTCGGCAACCACGACAGCATCCGCATGACGCCGGCGCTGGAAGCGATGGGCATCAGGATGCTGTTCAACGAGCAGGAGCCGATCACGCGCGATGGCGCGACGATCCATCTCGCCGGCATCGACGATGCGCATTTCTATCGCACCGACGACATTGCAAAATCTGCCGCGGCGATCCCGCGCGATGCGTTCTCGATCCTGCTCGCGCATACGCCGGAATCCTATCGCGAGGCGGCAGCGGCCGGCTTCGACCTGATGCTGAGCGGCCATACCCATGGCGGCCAGCTCTGCCTGCCCGGCGGCATCGCGATCAAGCTGGAGGCGCGGCTGCCGCGCCGGATGGGCAGAGGCGCCTGGCGGTTCGGTGAACTTGCCGGCTACACATCGGCCGGCGCCGGCACCAGCCTTGCGCCGGTGCGGCTGAACTGCCCGGCCGAGATCACGGTGCATACGCTGCGCCGGCTCGGCTGA
- a CDS encoding trypsin-like peptidase domain-containing protein, giving the protein MRVAIWAAVVAAWLFASATPSSARGPYGSITVGNWKGGAFTDDKSGAFTHCSAGSTYQSGIFFMVAVAANGSWRLGLAHDSWRLTPGEAFPLALTFDGQPAFNVYGMPLGEKLVNVEMPVNSALINQFRKARQMTAFAQGQLFQFNLNQTAQLLPALLNCVVSVKKNGVSNAGEFAVATKPAAAPPQQAAAPNAPPAKQARSGTGTGFVVSDSGHVVTNHHVVDGCSEITGNLSGAAVVKLRLVSDDETNDLALLQAPSPFKDVASIRQNSIRVGDGVVAIGYPYHGLLTSDFTVTTGIVSSLSGILNDTRHLQISAAVQPGNSGGPLFDLGGAVVGVVAAKLDAVRMARATGSIPENINFAIKTGALRDFLDNSAVMYRTAEWRDGTKKETSDIAKDARGYTLLITCTVNEQSASAKKGN; this is encoded by the coding sequence ATGAGAGTTGCGATCTGGGCGGCCGTCGTGGCCGCGTGGCTGTTTGCGTCCGCAACTCCATCGAGCGCCCGCGGTCCCTACGGCTCGATCACGGTCGGCAATTGGAAGGGCGGCGCCTTCACCGACGACAAGAGCGGTGCGTTCACGCATTGCTCGGCGGGGAGCACCTACCAGAGCGGCATCTTCTTCATGGTGGCGGTTGCCGCGAATGGCAGCTGGCGGCTGGGCTTGGCTCATGACAGTTGGCGTTTGACGCCGGGCGAAGCCTTTCCGCTTGCGCTGACCTTCGACGGCCAGCCTGCGTTCAATGTCTACGGCATGCCGCTCGGCGAGAAGCTCGTGAATGTCGAGATGCCGGTGAATTCGGCGCTGATCAACCAGTTCCGCAAGGCGCGCCAGATGACGGCGTTCGCGCAGGGGCAATTGTTTCAGTTCAACCTCAATCAGACCGCGCAGCTGTTGCCGGCGCTGCTCAACTGCGTGGTCTCGGTGAAGAAGAACGGCGTCTCCAACGCCGGCGAGTTCGCGGTCGCGACAAAGCCTGCGGCCGCGCCGCCGCAACAGGCTGCTGCACCCAACGCGCCGCCCGCGAAGCAGGCGAGATCAGGCACCGGCACCGGCTTCGTCGTCAGCGATAGCGGTCACGTCGTCACCAACCATCATGTCGTCGATGGTTGCAGCGAGATCACGGGCAATCTGAGCGGTGCGGCGGTTGTCAAATTGCGGTTAGTGTCCGACGACGAGACCAACGATCTCGCGCTGCTGCAGGCGCCGTCCCCGTTCAAGGATGTCGCGAGCATCCGGCAGAACTCGATTCGGGTTGGCGACGGAGTCGTGGCGATCGGCTACCCCTATCATGGCCTGCTGACATCCGATTTCACCGTGACCACGGGCATCGTTTCTTCGCTGAGCGGCATCCTCAACGACACGCGTCATCTGCAGATCAGCGCCGCGGTACAGCCCGGCAACAGCGGCGGGCCGCTGTTCGATCTCGGCGGCGCCGTGGTCGGCGTGGTGGCCGCGAAGCTCGACGCGGTCAGGATGGCGCGGGCTACGGGATCGATCCCGGAAAACATCAACTTCGCCATCAAGACCGGCGCGCTGCGCGACTTCCTTGACAACAGCGCGGTGATGTACCGGACCGCCGAATGGCGCGACGGGACCAAGAAGGAGACGTCCGATATCGCCAAGGATGCGCGCGGCTACACCCTGTTGATCACCTGCACGGTGAACGAGCAGAGCGCGAGCGCGAAGAAGGGCAATTGA
- a CDS encoding 1-aminocyclopropane-1-carboxylate deaminase, whose translation MLEKFARYPLTFGPTAIEKLDRLSKHLGGKVELYAKREDCNSGLAFGGNKLRKLEYIIPDAIASNADTLVSIGGVQSNHTRMVAAVAAKIGMKCRLVQESWVPHEDAVYDRVGNILLSRVMGADVRLVDEGFDIGIRQSWEQAIEEVKAAGGKPYAIPAGASVHKYGGLGYVGFAEEVRAQERQLGVKFDYIIVCTVTGSTHAGMLVGFAADGRARNVIGIDGSFTPAQTKAQVLSIAQNTAKLVELGRDIVEDDVVLIEDYAYPAYGVPSEETKQAIRLSARLEGMITDPVYEGKSMQGMIDLVQKGFFPAGSKVLYAHLGGAPALNGYAYAFRNG comes from the coding sequence ATGCTGGAGAAGTTCGCACGCTACCCGCTCACCTTCGGGCCGACCGCCATCGAGAAGCTCGATCGGCTGTCAAAGCATCTCGGCGGCAAGGTGGAGCTCTATGCCAAGCGCGAGGATTGCAATTCCGGGCTCGCCTTCGGCGGCAACAAGCTGCGCAAGCTCGAATATATCATCCCCGACGCGATCGCCTCCAACGCCGACACGCTGGTCTCGATAGGCGGCGTGCAATCCAACCACACCCGCATGGTAGCGGCGGTCGCGGCCAAGATCGGCATGAAGTGCCGGCTGGTGCAGGAAAGCTGGGTGCCGCATGAGGACGCAGTCTATGACCGCGTCGGCAACATCCTGCTCTCGCGCGTGATGGGCGCGGATGTGCGCCTGGTCGACGAAGGTTTTGACATCGGCATCCGCCAGAGCTGGGAACAGGCGATCGAGGAAGTGAAGGCGGCGGGCGGCAAGCCCTACGCGATCCCGGCCGGCGCTTCCGTGCACAAATATGGTGGGCTCGGCTATGTCGGCTTCGCCGAAGAGGTGCGCGCGCAGGAGCGTCAGCTCGGCGTCAAGTTCGACTACATCATCGTCTGCACGGTGACCGGCTCGACCCATGCCGGCATGCTGGTCGGCTTCGCCGCCGACGGGCGCGCGCGCAACGTGATCGGCATCGATGGTTCGTTCACGCCTGCGCAGACCAAGGCACAGGTGCTGTCGATCGCGCAGAACACCGCGAAGTTGGTCGAACTCGGCCGCGACATCGTCGAGGATGATGTCGTGCTGATCGAGGACTACGCCTATCCCGCCTACGGCGTGCCGTCGGAGGAGACGAAGCAGGCGATCCGACTCAGTGCGCGGCTCGAGGGCATGATCACCGACCCTGTCTACGAGGGGAAATCGATGCAGGGCATGATCGATCTGGTGCAGAAGGGTTTCTTCCCGGCCGGGTCGAAGGTGCTCTACGCCCATCTCGGCGGCGCGCCGGCGCTCAACGGCTACGCCTACGCGTTCAGGAACGGCTGA
- a CDS encoding Lrp/AsnC family transcriptional regulator has translation MSARLDRIDVKMLRLLQKNGRLSNAELADQVGVSPATCHRRTQALFDEGFLSGVRAMVAPRKVGKGALVMVGVVLDRSTPESFASFEQAVAKLKFVLDCHLVAGDFDYFLKIRVGDMEDFNRIHGDQLIALPGVRQTRTFFVMKEVVDNAELEF, from the coding sequence ATGTCCGCCCGACTCGATCGCATCGACGTCAAGATGTTGAGATTGCTGCAAAAGAACGGCCGGCTCAGCAACGCCGAGCTGGCCGACCAGGTCGGCGTCAGCCCCGCCACCTGCCATCGCCGGACCCAGGCGCTGTTCGACGAGGGCTTTCTCAGCGGCGTCCGCGCCATGGTCGCGCCGCGCAAGGTCGGCAAGGGCGCGCTGGTGATGGTCGGCGTCGTGCTCGACCGCTCGACGCCGGAGAGCTTTGCGAGCTTCGAGCAGGCGGTGGCGAAGCTGAAGTTCGTGCTCGACTGTCACCTCGTCGCCGGCGACTTCGATTATTTCCTCAAGATCCGCGTCGGCGACATGGAGGATTTCAACCGCATCCATGGCGACCAGCTGATCGCGCTGCCCGGTGTGCGGCAGACCCGCACCTTCTTCGTGATGAAGGAGGTGGTGGACAATGCGGAGCTGGAGTTCTGA
- a CDS encoding LysM peptidoglycan-binding domain-containing protein, translated as MNVTAMRLAIPLLALAAGGTAAFIFGIHQTQQILGVNTRLMATAPSAPTQDQDKTALAKTQTETAALANALAGPSPTPGGNAVPEFDVVSIEPTGETVVAGRALPGATVELLRNGEVHDRAVADKSGQFVMVPRPLPPGNYDLTLRITHDGKQVTSKQSVAVALDAAASERPMVALMAPDKPIRVLSQPAAATHGKVAVEAVETEPGGKLHVSAQATPGANVRLYLNDSLITSATADAAGHLSVTINKGVTTGDYRIRLDDVDPGSGKVRARAEVPFNVPDTTTTASIPAPAASSGRTDGTTPQVAAATTAALSSPSAVIVPKITTTTVARGDSLWRISQRALGAGQRYAVIYRANSQQIRNPNLIYPGQVFVLPAR; from the coding sequence ATGAACGTCACGGCGATGAGACTGGCCATACCGTTGCTGGCACTTGCGGCCGGCGGCACCGCTGCGTTCATCTTCGGCATCCACCAAACCCAGCAGATCCTGGGCGTAAACACGCGCTTGATGGCGACGGCGCCATCCGCGCCCACGCAAGACCAAGACAAGACTGCGCTGGCAAAGACGCAGACCGAGACCGCGGCGCTGGCCAACGCTTTGGCAGGACCGTCGCCAACACCGGGCGGCAACGCGGTGCCGGAGTTCGACGTCGTCAGCATCGAGCCGACCGGCGAGACCGTTGTCGCCGGCCGGGCGCTCCCTGGCGCGACGGTGGAATTGCTGCGCAATGGCGAGGTGCATGATCGCGCCGTGGCGGACAAGTCCGGCCAGTTCGTCATGGTGCCGCGCCCGCTTCCGCCGGGAAACTATGACCTCACCCTGCGCATCACGCATGACGGCAAGCAGGTGACCTCCAAGCAGAGCGTGGCAGTGGCGCTCGACGCTGCGGCCAGCGAGCGGCCGATGGTGGCGCTGATGGCGCCGGACAAGCCGATCCGCGTGCTGTCGCAACCTGCGGCGGCGACGCACGGGAAGGTGGCTGTCGAGGCCGTCGAGACCGAACCGGGCGGCAAGCTCCATGTCAGCGCTCAGGCAACTCCCGGCGCGAACGTCAGGCTCTATCTCAACGACAGTCTGATCACATCCGCGACTGCCGACGCAGCGGGGCACCTCTCGGTCACGATCAACAAGGGCGTAACGACCGGCGATTATCGGATCCGGCTTGACGACGTCGACCCCGGCTCCGGCAAGGTCCGCGCGCGTGCCGAAGTGCCGTTCAACGTTCCGGACACGACGACGACCGCATCGATCCCGGCGCCTGCGGCATCGTCCGGCCGTACGGATGGGACCACGCCGCAGGTTGCGGCGGCAACCACCGCCGCATTGAGCTCACCCTCCGCCGTGATCGTGCCGAAGATCACCACGACCACCGTGGCGCGCGGCGACAGCCTGTGGCGGATCAGCCAGCGCGCATTGGGTGCCGGCCAGCGCTACGCGGTGATCTATCGGGCCAACTCGCAGCAGATCCGTAATCCCAATTTGATCTATCCCGGCCAGGTCTTTGTGCTGCCGGCACGGTGA
- a CDS encoding c-type cytochrome: MRPGFIVVVCGLMSLLLSPSHGENAGVSGEQAFNNSCRTCHTVKEGDNRVGPNLHGIIGRKAGSVANFPYSEAMKSSDIVWDDSALLRFIEDPEAVVSGNGMKPYTGVRSAEDRAKIVAFLKSPGK, translated from the coding sequence ATGCGGCCAGGATTCATCGTCGTCGTTTGCGGCCTGATGTCCCTGCTTTTGTCGCCGTCCCATGGCGAGAATGCGGGCGTGTCCGGCGAGCAGGCGTTCAATAATTCTTGCCGCACCTGCCACACCGTCAAGGAGGGCGACAATCGTGTCGGCCCGAACCTGCACGGCATCATCGGCCGCAAGGCCGGATCCGTGGCGAACTTTCCCTACTCGGAGGCGATGAAATCATCCGACATTGTCTGGGATGACAGCGCGCTGCTGCGCTTCATCGAGGATCCCGAAGCCGTGGTGTCGGGCAACGGCATGAAGCCGTATACCGGCGTGCGCTCGGCGGAGGATCGCGCCAAGATCGTCGCCTTCCTGAAATCCCCCGGCAAGTGA
- a CDS encoding NAD-dependent protein deacetylase: protein MRSTQRPREGSSSGRPHIWRRHARHTRCAAMQHPALEDFVAGHQRLFVLTGAGCSTNSGIPDYRDSDGNWKRTRPVTIQAFLGEAATRQRYWARSMVGWRRFGRAMPNGAHRALAKLEQQGRCELLLTQNVDRLHQAAGSQRVIDLHGRLDVVRCLGCGATTPREQFQGELARLNPAWLALDAVDAPDGDADLEQDFSSFVVPACEACGGVLKPDVVFFGENVPRDTVASAQAHLEQADALLVVGSSLMVYSGFRFVRMAEQRGLPIAAVNLGRTRADELLTLKIEDQCETALAFLL from the coding sequence ATGCGGTCAACGCAGAGGCCACGCGAAGGGTCCTCATCTGGCAGGCCCCACATCTGGCGCAGGCATGCCCGCCACACTAGATGTGCTGCCATGCAGCACCCCGCCCTTGAGGATTTCGTCGCCGGCCACCAGCGCCTGTTTGTCCTGACCGGGGCCGGCTGCAGCACCAATTCCGGCATTCCCGACTATCGCGACAGCGACGGCAACTGGAAGCGGACGCGGCCGGTGACGATCCAGGCATTCCTGGGTGAGGCGGCGACGCGCCAGCGCTACTGGGCGCGCAGCATGGTCGGCTGGCGGCGGTTCGGCCGCGCGATGCCGAATGGTGCGCATCGCGCCCTGGCGAAGCTCGAACAACAAGGCCGCTGCGAGCTGCTGCTGACGCAAAATGTCGACCGCCTGCATCAGGCCGCGGGCAGCCAGCGCGTGATCGACCTGCACGGCCGGCTCGATGTGGTGCGCTGCCTCGGCTGCGGCGCGACGACGCCCCGCGAGCAGTTTCAGGGCGAGCTGGCGCGGCTGAATCCCGCCTGGCTCGCGCTCGATGCCGTCGATGCCCCTGACGGCGATGCCGATCTCGAGCAGGATTTTTCGTCGTTCGTGGTGCCGGCCTGCGAGGCCTGCGGCGGCGTGCTGAAACCCGACGTGGTGTTCTTCGGCGAGAACGTGCCGCGCGACACCGTTGCGTCGGCGCAGGCGCATCTCGAGCAGGCCGACGCTCTCCTGGTCGTCGGCTCCTCGCTGATGGTCTATTCCGGGTTTCGCTTCGTCCGGATGGCGGAGCAGCGCGGCTTGCCGATCGCCGCGGTCAATCTCGGCCGCACCCGCGCCGACGAGCTGCTCACGCTCAAGATCGAGGACCAGTGCGAGACGGCGCTGGCGTTTTTGCTATAG
- the minE gene encoding cell division topological specificity factor MinE has protein sequence MNVMRLFGGRSASAPVARERLQILLSHERGRTGTPDLLEMLRSEILGVVSKHIDVDPDKVVVRMDRGKFVSMLEVDIEVPNGVQRSKMVAAT, from the coding sequence ATGAACGTAATGCGGCTGTTCGGCGGCCGCTCTGCATCGGCGCCCGTCGCGCGGGAGCGGTTGCAGATCCTGCTTTCGCATGAGCGCGGCCGGACCGGCACGCCGGACCTTCTGGAGATGCTCCGCTCGGAAATCCTGGGTGTGGTCTCCAAGCATATCGATGTCGATCCCGACAAGGTCGTGGTCCGGATGGACCGGGGCAAGTTCGTTTCGATGCTCGAAGTCGACATCGAGGTACCCAACGGCGTGCAACGATCAAAGATGGTGGCGGCCACATGA
- the minD gene encoding septum site-determining protein MinD has product MAKVLVVTSGKGGVGKTTSTAALGAALAQMGQNVVVIDFDVGLRNLDLVMGAERRVVFDLINVVQGVAKLPQALIRDKRLENLWLLPASQTRDKDALTEEGVKRVIADLKTKFDWILCDSPAGIERGATLAMRYADEAIIVTNPEVSSVRDSDRIIGMLDSKTARAERGERVEKHLLVTRYDSARAARGEMLSIDDILEILATPLLGIVPESQDVLRASNVGCPVTLNAASSAPARAYTDAVRRLMGEAVEMTVPVERKGLMDRLLRRRAA; this is encoded by the coding sequence ATGGCCAAGGTATTGGTCGTGACGTCTGGGAAGGGTGGGGTCGGCAAGACGACCTCCACCGCGGCGCTTGGCGCGGCGCTCGCGCAAATGGGCCAGAACGTCGTCGTCATCGATTTCGACGTCGGCCTGCGTAACCTCGATTTGGTGATGGGCGCGGAGCGGCGGGTCGTGTTCGACCTCATCAATGTGGTGCAGGGCGTCGCCAAGCTGCCGCAGGCGCTGATCCGCGACAAGCGGCTGGAAAATCTCTGGCTGCTGCCGGCGTCGCAGACCCGCGACAAGGACGCGCTGACCGAAGAGGGCGTCAAGCGCGTGATCGCCGACCTCAAGACCAAGTTCGACTGGATCCTGTGCGACAGCCCGGCCGGCATCGAACGCGGCGCGACGCTCGCGATGCGCTACGCCGACGAAGCGATCATCGTCACCAATCCGGAAGTGTCGTCGGTGCGCGATTCCGACCGCATCATCGGCATGCTGGATTCCAAGACCGCCCGCGCCGAGCGTGGCGAGCGGGTCGAGAAGCATCTGCTGGTCACCCGCTACGACAGCGCGCGTGCCGCGCGCGGCGAGATGCTGTCGATCGACGATATCCTGGAAATCCTTGCCACACCGCTGCTCGGCATCGTCCCGGAAAGCCAGGACGTGTTGCGCGCCTCCAATGTCGGCTGCCCGGTCACGCTGAACGCTGCGAGCAGCGCGCCGGCGCGGGCCTATACCGACGCGGTGCGGCGCCTGATGGGCGAAGCGGTGGAGATGACCGTGCCGGTCGAGCGCAAGGGGCTGATGGACCGGCTGCTGCGACGGAGGGCGGCATGA
- the minC gene encoding septum site-determining protein MinC, protein MDATQQVARQQVRMRGRSYVAFVFSPVVPVVSWLAEIDATLGKSPGFFAGKPVVLDLSAVDLSQAAIAHLVGSLAERNIRILGIEGVDESKLGANLPPLLTGGRACAITHVEPKTPPAQEKNKDKDKTKLPSLLLESPVRSGQSIVFAEGDVTVLGSVGSGAEIVAGGSIHVYGTLRGRAMAGINGNSAARIFCQKIEAELLAIDGYYQTADEIADSLRNRPAQAWLEGEMLRITALN, encoded by the coding sequence ATGGACGCAACTCAACAGGTGGCACGTCAGCAGGTCCGCATGCGCGGCCGTTCCTATGTTGCGTTCGTTTTCTCGCCCGTCGTGCCGGTCGTGTCCTGGCTCGCCGAGATCGACGCGACGCTGGGAAAGTCGCCGGGCTTCTTCGCCGGCAAGCCTGTGGTGCTCGACCTTTCGGCGGTCGACCTCAGCCAGGCCGCGATCGCGCATCTGGTCGGCAGCCTCGCTGAACGCAACATCCGCATTCTCGGCATCGAGGGCGTCGACGAATCCAAGCTCGGCGCCAACCTGCCGCCGCTTCTGACCGGCGGCCGCGCCTGCGCGATCACCCATGTCGAGCCGAAGACGCCGCCGGCGCAGGAAAAGAACAAAGACAAGGACAAGACCAAGCTGCCGTCGCTGCTGCTGGAAAGCCCGGTGCGTTCCGGCCAGTCGATCGTGTTCGCCGAGGGCGACGTCACCGTGCTCGGCTCGGTCGGCTCCGGCGCCGAGATCGTCGCCGGCGGCTCGATCCATGTCTACGGCACGCTGCGCGGCCGCGCGATGGCCGGCATCAACGGCAATTCGGCGGCCCGGATCTTCTGCCAGAAGATCGAGGCCGAACTGCTCGCCATCGACGGCTACTACCAGACCGCAGATGAAATCGCCGACAGCTTGCGCAACCGACCCGCCCAGGCGTGGCTCGAGGGCGAGATGCTGCGCATCACAGCTTTGAACTGA